From the genome of Henningerozyma blattae CBS 6284 chromosome 8, complete genome:
CCACtcatcttcaatttctacacaatatatctttttgatTATTCGTTTTTTTGATCATCTAAAGATGAGAGAAAAAAGCATGTATTTGTGTTAGTAAACTATCAAAGCACGTTATGGTATTCTGGTGGAAATAAAGTATAATTATACATACGTTACATTTTTCGGCTAAAAGAGTAATAAGGCTTTGATAACTCTGACCTTTTAGGGGATCCGATTGATTGGCATATTTATTGGTGAGCACGCCTTTATTGAGTAGTTCTTGGAAACTAGagtttaaaattttaataatccCACTTACTGAAGGAGAACCTACATAAAATATTGCATCTGCCCTATCTTTGAATGCAGGATCCAGTGATTCCAGCAAATTGGAAGTTGCCAATACTAGAAAgttgttatatttttttaaagaatccAAATTTGTTAGCAAGGTACTTACTACTTTTACACTGTCCATAGATTCATTCTTTCCTAATAAGCTTTGTCTTGAAAGAGCAATCGTCTCAACTTCATCAATAAGAAGacaaacaaatatatttctaccTTCATATATTTTCAGTAACTTGTGGATGTCATTGAATATggttgatatattttttgtagaTTCTCCGAACCATCTAGAGAATATTTTAGAGCATTGTAATTCAACGAGTATGCCCTTAGGCTCTTGAATAGTATTAAAATCCAGTTCATAATTATTTCCCTGTCTTACTGACAACTTTTGGCATAATGCTTTGCAAATAGATGTTTTCCCAGTTCCTGGTGGTCCATGTAATAGGAGTAGCttgttatttgaaatattagatATGTTGAAATCTTTTGATCTCCCTATATTTGTAAAATCAGCTACTTTTAGAGCTATTGTTGAATGTGAGTAGATCTTctgttttaaattattttcgaAATGTAAGGATTCCCATACACCTTCGAATTCAGAAGATGGCAAACTTGTAATAGTTgtaaattcaattgttttttttgaaatatttagtGAAGATAGTcctttttttgaaaagcTTTCAGCATCTGTAACCACTGTTAATTCATCATCGGACATCATGTTTTCACCATCATTATCcgattcattttcatcactatctttattgatatatatattattaaagtcATCCACCAAGCTTTTGGATATATCTGAATTCTTAGGCTTGGGCTCaatattgtaaaatatattatattggTAATGTGCTTCTTTAAAATGGCCTACTCTTCTCGTTTGTTCTTGTTCCTTAGTGTTTATTGTATCATCAAGAATTgatctaatttttctttgtaaaAATTCATAAGAATTGGTTGGATTATGTAAACTATACGTTGAATGATTTTCTAATTCGAATTCAACAAGTTCTTCacaataaatttttactacaaataaagatagtattaaattataattgaaGTCacaaatttcatttaaagatttaccTTCAGctatattataaaacataactttaattaaggaacaaattaattttttttgagcTTCAGATGGAGGagtttttattgaaatggAGCCTTGGCCTTCAATAAAAAGATCACTTTGAGTAATGATCAATCCATTGAGCGAGTTATGTGGCAGTTTgcaaattttcttttgtacAACTAATTTGAGAATTTGtaagaaatttttcatcgaATAtgtattttcttcattatccTGTGTAGAATTTTTGGGATGCAAATCCTGTAATATTGCATTAACTTCCAACAGTGAACATTCAGACACTTGAATATCAACCataaacatttttttataattacaGTAGTATTTATTAGTTAATAAAgcttttgaaattttaattgaataaagatacgtatttttttttaatcgttttttatatttccTTTAGTGTAGTTTAACCGCCAACGGATATTAAATTAGGATCTTCcctttaaaataaaaagtgaATTAAATAgtagaaaaaagaataaatagtTTTGAAGTGATTATATACATGTACCTTTTTCTCTTTAATGTAAATATGGGGAAATTAAATGCTATTAGAAATCTTGAAATAATTAACTTTTAGTTTCtagaattatcaatttttaaataaaaattttaattttttgttaaattaaGGGTTTGAAAACAAAATCGTAAAAAGCATCAGAAATATACAGTACTTAACTTAACTTGCTTCAACAGACTTTCTATATATCTAAAATCCTTTATATAGTATACATCATTTACTAAATTTCGAATACAGATCTTCATCAAAAACAGAAGGTTTATTATAAAAGTCTGTAGGATTtctttgtaaatttttcatctcCCGTTCATTCTCTTTCTTAAAAACCATCGGATCAGCATTCTTTGGTGGCTTTGGTGGAATGTTGGAGTACGGCATTGGAGTGGGAATAGCAGATGGAGCTATTGGCATTTGTGTTTGTGGTGCAATAGTAGGTTGTGCAAAGGCACCTGGCATTGGTGCCATTGGTGTATAAGCAGGTGGTAATTGAGTTTGTGTTTGAGACTGAGGTTGAGGAACAGGAATCTGAGGTTGTGTTTGATACTGTGTATTAATAGGATAATGCTGTGGAGTCATAGTCACATTAGGAGAATTAAACGTCGATTGCTGAAGTGGTGGGGAAGTAATAGTCATATTACTAAAACTCGAAGATAAATTACTAGGCTGAGGAGGTAATGCAGGCGGAACCAATGAAGGTTTGGCTGGGAGTAATGGTGAAGATAAAGCTGAGTTTGGGTTTGATGGTGAGGTGCTGTTGTTTGCTGAACTTGTTACATTTAGCAAATCTTTggttatttttaataatgattcataaaaattcaaaccCTTTGGTAaatcaatttgaaaaatttcaaaatttttcatagAAATTTCCAAGTTTGTAACAAAATTTTCACATTCTTTGATCTTTTGATCATCTTCTTTTGAATGATCGTTAAATCCAgaaactttaaatatttgatccaattttaatttaatgtcattaatatttgaattctgTTTAAAAATCGTTGTTTCAATTCTAGTGGTTAGAGGAGTAAATTTCTCCAATTCATTTTCGAAAAGttcatttaattcagattcatttttttcaagattAACAATTAAGGTTCTAGTAATATCATCTTTGGCAActtcatcttttaattctaatataattctttctctttcgtcttttaataattttaaatcttctGCCATCTGTTTAACATTGcttaaatcatttaatatttgattttgtttGTCATCATCCATATCAATCAAGCTTGGAGATAAGTTTTCTGCCGGtaacaatttattaaagtttAACCAAACTTTATCATTATCCATCAATAATcttaaattatcattttgtgtattaattaatgcaaataatttttcatccGAATTCGAAGCCTCTAATAAGGAggattttaatttaacgATATTTGCCATTTGATCCTTGGGAATAAGTGGCAGCAATTCTTGAATCTCTTTACGCTTATTAATCACCatattgatttgatttggaatatctttaaaatttttattattaaaagtgtcaagaattaaactaaccttattttttaagattTCCCATTTTGGATTTTCGAATtgagaatttgaatttgaattcttaTACATGGATTCTAGTTTTGGCAATAAAGTATGTAAACTTGTAAAGTCCATAAATGAAGTATATTCTAGATCTGCAACTTGAGAGTTATCTAGTTCTTTTCTCAATAATGTAAGATTTTTTGTCTCAGAATAGATActatctttttcaaaaatatccATTGGTATAATACCCTTGAATAGAATATCTGCTTTTCCTTGGATCTTATCCATAAAAGACTTTAACATAGTCTCTAAccaattttctaatttaatagCATCCATTGGCTTTATAGTGTCCAAAGAAACAGTTGACGATGGAATTATATCATGGTAAATATAATCATTGTctttattcaattgttgttttttcttAACAATTAAACTTTCAAAGgaatcaaaatcaataaaCTCATTTAAATGATGCCTAAAATGAATAGATTCATGAATTTCCTTAGAGGCTAATTCCAAATATGCGATGGCTTGTCCATATTTACTTGTTTGTTCCAAGAACATAGCATGGTTAAATGCTGTAATGGATCTAAATAATCTCCATTTCCCCgttataatatttctcCATATTGGATCACCATAagtttttgatttttcttctcCAGGGTTTCCTAGGAAATCGTGACATCTTGTATATAAGTTAGCTGTTGAACTTGCCAATTTACTAATCAGAGAAGCTTGCTTATTCtcattaatatcattattattgactaatttaaatacaaaCATTTCTTGTGCCTGAGCATGGGCCAagtcttttaaaaatttggtaTTTTCTGTTTGTAAATCTCTAGATGGGGgattcaaaaaattctcTGATATGTAATGAAAACATGACATAGCCTGTGTCATATACTTAATTGAATCCTTCGAATCAGCATCATTGATATGTTCTTTGGAAGCTTTCACTAGAATAGCCGCTATGTTATACAAGGTGCAGGCCTTCTCGAAAGCTAAATTACTCTGTGTGTATTTGACTGATGATCCACCATCTTCCGAAATTTCAGCAACTGTCGAATATTCAGCCTCATACCACGTAAAATCCATTTTAAATTGTGGACTCTTATTACCCAAACGAAGGTACAATTGTTCCAAGTAAGCGTAATACATTAAATTCTGGTCCAAATGCGATTCCGGAGATAACTCTCCATTGGCATTATCCCTAAGATGATCTAACTTTGAGgctaatttttcatcataaAACCTCGACCATTGATGAGAGCCATAAGTTTTCTTCAAGTAAGACGATAGGCCTTTTTTCCAACTAACTTTTTCTGTATCTTTCAGTAGCAGATCAATAACGTATGCTTTCATATTTtgcttctttttttgtgttttttcaggttttttttatgatttttgataaaatagTAAATTCTAAGTAGTTGAATATAggttatattttaaaatatttaattgtacATTCTATAGCAACCAAAAACtcatcaaattcttttcattattttctggATCTTAAAAATGTCCCCTTGGTTCATTCTCtaaaatttaatactaAATTGCCAAATATCTCGGGTCTCATTTTATTCCGACAAAAAACATAtggataatgataataatagaaaaatagCAAATCGAAAAATGCTAAAAAAGGGTTTAGAATATGGCAtcgatattttatttcaaaataattaaacGCTAGTAAAGTCAGaacaaaaaatacaaaacaTCAGCAAGGAGGGAGATATTTCTCTTTAGTAAACATCTGAGCAATGCTACTTTCAATTCAGAGTTCCAAACTACTCATACAGCCGTTCGTTCCACTGTCAAGCAGACGTTCTTTCGTGATAACTCGATACCTTCTAAATGAcacagaaaaaaatatatctaaaCTAGCAGCAAAGTcacagaaaaaaaaggcAGATAAACCTATTGGTGTTAGAAATCTGGGAGTTGCCACccaattatatattccaCCTACTGGCAAATCTCTGGTTGGGCTATGGAAAACCCATCCTAAACTTTATCTGCAATGTGTATTTCGTCGAATGTTCAACTTAGGTCTTAATACAATTCAAATTGCTGTATGGAGACATCAAACAGGACTTTCCCCACAATTTGCATTATGGAGAACGAAAGCTACTAAACTTTATGCTGATGTTCATTCCTCGTTTGCCAAGAAATCATTGGCTCCCgtaaatgataaaatttcaatatggGTACAAGATGCATTATCCTCACGTCTACAACAACTACCAAGATCTGTGTCATTGGATTGGAAGCTGTTAAAGTTTCATAAAGTTCCAAAGATTGTCTCTTTACAATGTTTGATGATTCCAGGGACACCGttagaatatttacaaATCGTATATAGGTTTGAGACTCGCCAACGATTAATCCgttttgataaaataacAGGCAAAActgaaaaatatgataGGGATGTTGTAGATAATATGGCATTCATTTGTCAAGCTGAGACTAACAAAGTTTATTTGATCGGGTCTGTTTTTGAAAGTAAGCCTACTGATACATTTAAAAGAGATATTAAACTGGATAATAAAGTAGCCCTTACAAGAATAGTGAAGAATGCAGATATATACAGAGTCTCTGATTGAATGATAATAACCACAACCACAACACCGAATCCTACCAATTTCCTCATATTTTGATGTCTTGTAAATACGCTATTATAGTTTCTTGTATATAAACTTACCTATATAcataacaaataatatacacaatatttattcatttagTATTTAATGCATTGACATAATTATGCGATCTTCTCTTCTTCTTTGCATTAGGGGTATTACTAGTTCTATTAAGTAGATCTTCTATTCCCTCATATCTACTTCCGGGATTTGTGGGGATATACCTTCTAGGGGTACTCAGTGTAGGTGAATGGGCTCATTTATGGGCGGTGGTGAGACATGTGGGGAAAGTTGATTAGTAGCGGATATATTTATGTTATAAGGATTATATTGTCGGATACTTTTTTCTGTTTGTTGGATTTTATCAAGATTGGTAacattcaaatattcttgAGGTGGTCGATTATCAACAGACTCTGACCGAACCCATCTTTTCAAATCCTCATCATAGTGGAATGTTGAAGATGTACCTAGTTTTGCCTTTGGTACTCTATTGAACCATGTAAATAACTTGCTACTAACAGTTCCTACTTGACTGTGAGTGTATGGGTTATCCTGCTGATTGTTAGACTGTTTTGATTCTTTCTCTGGGACATCATCAGATTCACTTTCTGAATCAGAACTATCCTCTATGATATcttcatattcatttttaactGGTTTAAACTGATTTTCATTAGTTTCTGATTTAGATTTGATCATAGGTGCAAAGAGGTTATCTGTGATCTTTTCACTTTCTTTAATCGGTCCAAAATTGTTTACAGATGTGGATACACTATTCATCGAAGGGTTTCCTGCTGAAGTTAGGGCATCATTATGCGATAATGATCTTTTATGAGAAAATGACAATGATTTTAGTGAAGAGGTTTTATCCAATGTTTCAAACTGTTGATTATTGGTTTCAGCTGaagattctttaaattttaagtCATTTTCTAAGTTTTCTTTTACTacagaaatatttttatccGTTGCATTACTAATAAATTGATTCTTGGATGTTGTAACAGTTTGTTTCTCATCTTGCTCTATAGGGTCgtttaaaattgaatttattgtGACTTTATCTGGAACGATCTTATCCTTGGAAGAAGGATTCttaatattagatataTGAACCTGTCTTTCCACATATCTAGTTGGACTTGTGgcaataattttcttaaattcTGTGGAAGGTAAAATTGCTGGAATATTAGCAGGCGAATTAGTTGTATTAACTTTTCTAATGAGAGAAGTATCATtgtgaaatatatttttatcaagatttctattttcaaaattgcTCTTTGTTTTCTCCATTGGGaaacttttattattcgtCTCTCCTTGTGATTGATcatgtaaaatatttcttgcTGAGTTAGTTCCACTTAAATAaccattaatattatttgcgGGTATAAATAAGGACTCTccttttgttttatttacaCTAGGAATATTTGTAAATGATCTAGTGTTTGAGAGTTTAGAAGGAGAGTACATATTTgggaaaaaagaataaatattattcccattttgatttattgaatttaattcGTTAGAaggattattattgaatgcAGAAAATGATGGgagtttattatttatccAATTTTGATCGTTACTATTGAGTCTAGAACTCATTTGGGTAGCAATGTCTTGTattccatttttattatcttcaaaATCATCAAGAGAATCACCtccaatatatttattgaatgATTTATCAAGTTGACCCCAAACAGAAGTCATTGCCGGTTTCACTAACCAtgcatttttattatttatatctgTAATCttattttgataatcaTGAATCTGTGACTCAATAATTCTTACCtctaaaatatctttatttttagtagtaATAGATTTAAGTTTACCTAAGATatcatcaaaatattttgaagctttatttaataaattattttcaaataatattttagcATGCTgagattttaattttaacaaaaatatattgaaatttgtttgatattttaagtTAAAAGTAAAATCATAAATTTCAGTAAATAGTATCGATAAAATGGAATTACTTTcacaaattttattaaaataaatatcagTGTCTGATaacatttcatttttcaaaggtaAATGTATTATCATGAAAATTATTGTCGAAGGTAAGGTTTGATCAAATTTTGCAAGgaatattccaaattccAGTAAGAATTCCTTTAAAACTATTGGAATTGAATTTTCAtacttattattattgctagttttaaaaatttcatcattaagATTATTTAGAAGAAATCCAACAATAATGTtccaattttcaataaaccATTTTTGTTGGGATCGatctttatataatttaccaATCAAATTTTTGGTATTACCATTGAATACTTGGAAAGTaacatttaataaatgatgGATACAATAAGAGGCTAAagtgttattattaaattcttgttGTAAGCATGTTTCCATAATTTTAGAccattcttcttttttcattaaattcccaattaataaagccaaattaaaatcttttttCGAAAGAGCTAATTTTACAGCATTTTTATGATCTCCATTCTGCAGATAAGCAAAACATTTTAATTGACTAAAACTGTCAAGTTTTATGGAATTAGAATCAttagtattaatattactactactaatcaatggtaaattattttttgtgagatttaaaatttgattatCAATAGAATTTTGTTCTAACATAGagttcaaattattttgattatataaaaattttgacatcattttaatatttttgtttgttgcaatatcatcatcattaagTAAAaccaataaaatattaaaaataattttaacatttgaatcgattaataattcatgatgatttttttgtaaatcatttaaCCACTGAATTATagtatcatttttaatttttttattaattaatggCCCTGGGAATGACTCCAAATAACCATCAgtctttaaaatattagaaattggaactatttttaaattttcaatagaatttgagttttgatttaaaacatATGGTAAATCAATTGGAAGCAAAGGTAAACCATAAACAAAATTAGTTGAAGAAgaccaattaaaaatggGGAATTGTGtttgtaataattcattattactTCTTTCTTCCAACTTACAATTAGATGTAGTAATAATGCCAGTGTTATTCAATTGAGTTAGATCtcttgaataatattttgatagagaatttgaatttgaatttgaatttgaatttgaatttgaaaaagattgTTCATTTGGATTGACAACAGGTGCATATTTACCCCCTTTAGTTGGAGCATAAATGTTTGATATAGATCCTGCATGATTTCTTCCCGTTCTCATTacattattaccattattatttcttgtaGTATTTGTTGGAGAAATTGGAATTTgattatcaatatattgattAGTAATGCTATTGACCATGCCTTGAATAGAAGGTATGAGATCTGCGTCAAAATCTGCAGGCTGTCTAATGGTATTCCctaaagaatttgaagtGATCAAAGTAgctaaattattagatctaattgaattattaatcgTGTTTGAATTACTACGAACATgcatttgaaaattattgaatctTGAATTAGTATCggtaaatatatttgtagTGGCCAAGTTTGGAGAATTACTAATTGGGGTTGATATTATACTATTTTGTTGAgggaaaatatttttaggtAATACAATCCCTTGATGTTTTAAAGGCTCTAAGGGAGGTAAAGTATCCTTAGGCTCAATTGAATAAGGATTGATTGGCCTCTTATAATTTACTTTGGCATGTGAAGATGAACgaaagaatatattattattattattattattattattgtttgcAGTAGTCgcagtagtagtagtataACCAAGATAATTATTAGTTTCTATTTGAAAATCAGGCTTTTTTGACGAGACGTGTATTGGTTTTGCATGATTTTGTTGCAAAtttatagtattatttttttgaacaGGTGAATGCGCTAAAATATCTATAGGGAAATCAAAGGCATCTGTTTTAGATTTCTCTGAATCtataatttttacaattggGCTTTGAGAATTATTCAATCTGTTAAATGGAGAAGTAGGATGTGGAAGAGATGAAGGGTTTTGATTGGAATGTAAGAATTGATTAAATAACTTAGGTTGAACAATACCATTTAAAGGTAGCGGAGAAGTAGTGAAATTTCTAGAAGGAACTGGTTCATTATGTGGTTGATATTTTGATGTTTGCATTGGACTTTTCAATTGGAAAGGTTGCtgaatattttccaaaggGCTTGAAAGAGAAATGGGGAATTGTTGGACCATGGAAATGTGACTATTTTGACTACTTGATTTTGTGTTTGTTGTAGAAGATTCTTTATCTGATTCAGTTTCATCATCACCTAacaaatcatcatcatcatcaagaAATGAAAATC
Proteins encoded in this window:
- the PCH2 gene encoding Pch2p (similar to Saccharomyces cerevisiae PCH2 (YBR186W); ancestral locus Anc_8.558) — protein: MFMVDIQVSECSLLEVNAILQDLHPKNSTQDNEENTYSMKNFLQILKLVVQKKICKLPHNSLNGLIITQSDLFIEGQGSISIKTPPSEAQKKLICSLIKVMFYNIAEGKSLNEICDFNYNLILSLFVVKIYCEELVEFELENHSTYSLHNPTNSYEFLQRKIRSILDDTINTKEQEQTRRVGHFKEAHYQYNIFYNIEPKPKNSDISKSLVDDFNNIYINKDSDENESDNDGENMMSDDELTVVTDAESFSKKGLSSLNISKKTIEFTTITSLPSSEFEGVWESLHFENNLKQKIYSHSTIALKVADFTNIGRSKDFNISNISNNKLLLLHGPPGTGKTSICKALCQKLSVRQGNNYELDFNTIQEPKGILVELQCSKIFSRWFGESTKNISTIFNDIHKLLKIYEGRNIFVCLLIDEVETIALSRQSLLGKNESMDSVKVVSTLLTNLDSLKKYNNFLVLATSNLLESLDPAFKDRADAIFYVGSPSVSGIIKILNSSFQELLNKGVLTNKYANQSDPLKGQSYQSLITLLAEKCNVCIIILYFHQNTITCFDSLLTQIHAFFSHL
- the BRO1 gene encoding Bro1p (similar to Saccharomyces cerevisiae BRO1 (YPL084W); ancestral locus Anc_8.560), which codes for MKAYVIDLLLKDTEKVSWKKGLSSYLKKTYGSHQWSRFYDEKLASKLDHLRDNANGELSPESHLDQNLMYYAYLEQLYLRLGNKSPQFKMDFTWYEAEYSTVAEISEDGGSSVKYTQSNLAFEKACTLYNIAAILVKASKEHINDADSKDSIKYMTQAMSCFHYISENFLNPPSRDLQTENTKFLKDLAHAQAQEMFVFKLVNNNDINENKQASLISKLASSTANLYTRCHDFLGNPGEEKSKTYGDPIWRNIITGKWRLFRSITAFNHAMFLEQTSKYGQAIAYLELASKEIHESIHFRHHLNEFIDFDSFESLIVKKKQQLNKDNDYIYHDIIPSSTVSLDTIKPMDAIKLENWLETMLKSFMDKIQGKADILFKGIIPMDIFEKDSIYSETKNLTLLRKELDNSQVADLEYTSFMDFTSLHTLLPKLESMYKNSNSNSQFENPKWEILKNKVSLILDTFNNKNFKDIPNQINMVINKRKEIQELLPLIPKDQMANIVKLKSSLLEASNSDEKLFALINTQNDNLRLLMDNDKVWLNFNKLLPAENLSPSLIDMDDDKQNQILNDLSNVKQMAEDLKLLKDERERIILELKDEVAKDDITRTLIVNLEKNESELNELFENELEKFTPLTTRIETTIFKQNSNINDIKLKLDQIFKVSGFNDHSKEDDQKIKECENFVTNLEISMKNFEIFQIDLPKGLNFYESLLKITKDLLNVTSSANNSTSPSNPNSALSSPLLPAKPSLVPPALPPQPSNLSSSFSNMTITSPPLQQSTFNSPNVTMTPQHYPINTQYQTQPQIPVPQPQSQTQTQLPPAYTPMAPMPGAFAQPTIAPQTQMPIAPSAIPTPMPYSNIPPKPPKNADPMVFKKENEREMKNLQRNPTDFYNKPSVFDEDLYSKFSK
- the MBA1 gene encoding Mba1p (similar to Saccharomyces cerevisiae MBA1 (YBR185C); ancestral locus Anc_8.561), which codes for MLLSIQSSKLLIQPFVPLSSRRSFVITRYLLNDTEKNISKLAAKSQKKKADKPIGVRNLGVATQLYIPPTGKSLVGLWKTHPKLYLQCVFRRMFNLGLNTIQIAVWRHQTGLSPQFALWRTKATKLYADVHSSFAKKSLAPVNDKISIWVQDALSSRLQQLPRSVSLDWKLLKFHKVPKIVSLQCLMIPGTPLEYLQIVYRFETRQRLIRFDKITGKTEKYDRDVVDNMAFICQAETNKVYLIGSVFESKPTDTFKRDIKLDNKVALTRIVKNADIYRVSD
- the SEC16 gene encoding COPII coat assembly protein SEC16 (similar to Saccharomyces cerevisiae SEC16 (YPL085W); ancestral locus Anc_8.562), producing the protein MSQELQQPQQQDLVISSEVLPSTKVGKSSQDDSVEDVNQKDDLPSDNETRTSNEKLKAPVVVEKKAEEGLTSKIASNIMAIEENTKSLSSIVSPEKLRFSFLDDDDDLLGDDETESDKESSTTNTKSSSQNSHISMVQQFPISLSSPLENIQQPFQLKSPMQTSKYQPHNEPVPSRNFTTSPLPLNGIVQPKLFNQFLHSNQNPSSLPHPTSPFNRLNNSQSPIVKIIDSEKSKTDAFDFPIDILAHSPVQKNNTINLQQNHAKPIHVSSKKPDFQIETNNYLGYTTTTATTANNNNNNNNNNIFFRSSSHAKVNYKRPINPYSIEPKDTLPPLEPLKHQGIVLPKNIFPQQNSIISTPISNSPNLATTNIFTDTNSRFNNFQMHVRSNSNTINNSIRSNNLATLITSNSLGNTIRQPADFDADLIPSIQGMVNSITNQYIDNQIPISPTNTTRNNNGNNVMRTGRNHAGSISNIYAPTKGGKYAPVVNPNEQSFSNSNSNSNSNSNSLSKYYSRDLTQLNNTGIITTSNCKLEERSNNELLQTQFPIFNWSSSTNFVYGLPLLPIDLPYVLNQNSNSIENLKIVPISNILKTDGYLESFPGPLINKKIKNDTIIQWLNDLQKNHHELLIDSNVKIIFNILLVLLNDDDIATNKNIKMMSKFLYNQNNLNSMLEQNSIDNQILNLTKNNLPLISSSNINTNDSNSIKLDSFSQLKCFAYLQNGDHKNAVKLALSKKDFNLALLIGNLMKKEEWSKIMETCLQQEFNNNTLASYCIHHLLNVTFQVFNGNTKNLIGKLYKDRSQQKWFIENWNIIVGFLLNNLNDEIFKTSNNNKYENSIPIVLKEFLLEFGIFLAKFDQTLPSTIIFMIIHLPLKNEMLSDTDIYFNKICESNSILSILFTEIYDFTFNLKYQTNFNIFLLKLKSQHAKILFENNLLNKASKYFDDILGKLKSITTKNKDILEVRIIESQIHDYQNKITDINNKNAWLVKPAMTSVWGQLDKSFNKYIGGDSLDDFEDNKNGIQDIATQMSSRLNSNDQNWINNKLPSFSAFNNNPSNELNSINQNGNNIYSFFPNMYSPSKLSNTRSFTNIPSVNKTKGESLFIPANNINGYLSGTNSARNILHDQSQGETNNKSFPMEKTKSNFENRNLDKNIFHNDTSLIRKVNTTNSPANIPAILPSTEFKKIIATSPTRYVERQVHISNIKNPSSKDKIVPDKVTINSILNDPIEQDEKQTVTTSKNQFISNATDKNISVVKENLENDLKFKESSAETNNQQFETLDKTSSLKSLSFSHKRSLSHNDALTSAGNPSMNSVSTSVNNFGPIKESEKITDNLFAPMIKSKSETNENQFKPVKNEYEDIIEDSSDSESESDDVPEKESKQSNNQQDNPYTHSQVGTVSSKLFTWFNRVPKAKLGTSSTFHYDEDLKRWVRSESVDNRPPQEYLNVTNLDKIQQTEKSIRQYNPYNINISATNQLSPHVSPPPINEPIHLH